The Vicinamibacteria bacterium genome segment CGGACGGCCTTCGGGCTGAAGTAGCTCGTCGCCGTCGTATCGAGAGCCGTTGGACAAGTACCGGCTTCGAACGAAGTAGCCGTTCTCGACGACGAGCGGCGCTGGCGCGAATATTCCCGGCAGAACCGTCCCGGGCGACGTTGTTAGACTCCGACCGCCTCTCTATGCTCGGCTCAGTCGTAACGGAGCGCCCGGAGCGGCTCCACCCGCGCCGCGCGGCGGGCCGGAACATAGCTTGCTCCCGCGGCGACAAGGCCCAGGAAGACGACTGCCGCGCCGAACGTCGTCACGTCGGTACCGCGTACGCCGAATAGCAGGCCCGAAAGCACCCGGCTCGTGATGAACGCTCCCGCGAGCCCCAGAACGAGCCCGAAGGTCGTCAGGCGCAAGCCCTGCCCGACCACCATGGCGATGACGTCGTTCGCCCGGGCACCGAGCGCCATCCGAATTCCAATCTCGCTCGTTCGTCGCGCCACGGTGAAAGCGAGAATGCCGTAGAGGCCCAGCGCAGCGAGGGCGAGGGCCGCCACGCCGAAGAAGCTCAGCACCGACGCGGTGAATCGAGGCTGTGCCAGTGCTTCGCCGACGTATCGCTCCATCGTCGTCACGTTCGAGACTGGCAGGTTGGGGTCGATCGCCCAGATCTCCCCCCGGATTCCCGCGGCGAGTCCGAGCGGGTCGGTCTCCGTTCGGACCGTCAGGAGCATTTCGTTTACCGGGAACTGACCGGCGGGCAGATAGAAGGCAGGCTCGGGATCGGACCTCGGGCCGAGAAACCGGACGTCCTCGACGACTCCAACGATCTCGAAGGTGTCCGGCAGGTCGATGCCCATGAAGCTCGGCGTGCTGGAGTAGATCGAGCGTCCCATCGCTCCACTGCCCCCGAAATAGCGCCGCACGAAGGCGTCGTTCACGATGACGGCTCCGGGATGCTCCGCATCGTCGAGCTCGGTGAACTCTCTGCCCTGGCGTAGATCGATGCCGAGTGCCCGGAAATAGCCTGGGCTTACGATCCGCAGCGCCGCCGCGAATGATTCCTCCGTCTGGACCCCGTCGACGATACGGAAGCTATCGATCCAGTTCGATTCGAGAGGGTGGTCATACGCGAGCGCGGCCTCGGAGACGGCGGGAAACATCCGCAGCCGATCCAGGACCTCACGATGGAACCGCGATACCGATTTCCAGTCTTCGTACCGGGACCGCGGAAGCGCGAGGTCGGCCAGGAGAACGTTCTTTCCCGCAAAACCCAGATCGACCTCCCGCAGCCGCCGAAAGCTCTGAACGAGGAGCCCCGCGGCGACCACGAGAATCACGGCGAGCGCCACCTCGCAGACCACGAGCGAGCTTCTCAGGCCGAAACGCTCGGTCGTCGAGCGGGCGCCCTCTCGGAGACTGGTCTTTAGATCCGGACGGGACGATTTCAGTGCCGGGACGAGGCCAGAAAGAAAGCCCGTGAGCAAGGACAATCCCAGAGTGAATGCGAGCACCGGCGGGCTCAGGCCCGACTCGGCAAGCCGGGGGATCTCCGAGGGGCTGATGCGAACCAGGACATCGATTGCGGCAAACGCGAGCCCCGTTCCGAGCGCTCCTCCGAGGAGACCGAGCAGCATGCTTTCACTCAGGAGCTGCCGTACCAGGACGGATCGGCCGGCACCCAGCGCGGAGCGAAGGGCGACCTCCCTCTGGCGCGCCGCGGCGCGCGCGAGATTGAGGCCGGCGATGTTGGCGCAAGCGGTCAGGAGAACGAGTCCCACGGCGGCCAGCAGAGTCCACAGGACGGCTCTCGCACCACCGACGACCTCGTCCATGTAAGGAACGACGAGGACGGTCTCGCCCGCGTTCGACCGGGGGTAGGCGTCCTCGAGCCGTCTCGCAATGGTGGTCATTTCCGCACGGGCGGCTTCGAGCGTGACCTCGGCGTTCAACCGGGCCAGCACCCCGTACACATGGGATCCCCGATCGGCCGCCCTCTCCTGGGAGAGCGCCATCGGGACCCAGAACTGCTGATAGAGAGGCAGGAAAGGCGTCCGTCCGGTCGCCTGCGGCCAGGTGGGATAGACGCCGGGCGGCATGACCCCGATGATCTGATAGGGAGCATCGTCGAGGTTCAACACCTTTCCAATGACGTCTCTCGCCCCGCCGAAGCGGTTCTGCCACAGCCCGTGGCTGAGAACGAGGACGCGATGATTACCGATCCGGTTCTCCTCGGGAAGAAAGGTTCGACCGAGGACGGGCTCGATGCCGAGCACGGAGAAGTAGCTCGCGCTCACCCGCCCGCCGAGCAGCTGCTCCGGCTCTCCGTCTCCCGTCCAGTTCAGACCGGCGGAACCATAGAGCGCCATGTCCTCGAAGGCCTTGCTCTCGGCCTTCCAATCGAAGTAGTTGGCTGCCGTGGTGCGGGAGCGGTGCATGCGGCCGGCGTCGTCGGGCGAGTATTCCCAGAGCGAGACGATCCGGGACGGGTCCTCGAAGGGAAGAGGCTGGAGCAGGACCGTGTGCACCACGCTGAAAATGGCCGTATTCGCGCCGATGCCGATGCCGAGAGTGAGAGTGGCTACCACCGTGAATGCGGGGTTCTTCCAGAACGAGCGTAAGGCGAGCTTTACCATCGATAGCCTGCTAGGGTTTTAGACGAAGCGAGGCGGCACCGGGTTCTGCGGATAATATGAGCGAAAGATGAAGGTTGCCATGCTCCTGTCGGGCGGGGTCGACAGCTCGGTCGCTCTGAGCCTGCTTTGCGAACAAGGCCACGACGCGACCGCGTTCTATCTCAAGGTCTGGCTCGAGGACGAGCTCGCCCACCTCGGCGAATGTCCCTGGGAGGAGGACCTCCGCTACGCCCGTGGCGTTTGCGAGCAACTCCGGGTGCCGCTCGAAGTGCGATCGTTGCAGGGTCCTTACTGGAATCACGTCGTCTCCTATGCGGTCGAAGAGCTCCGGGCGGGG includes the following:
- a CDS encoding ABC transporter permease, which codes for MVKLALRSFWKNPAFTVVATLTLGIGIGANTAIFSVVHTVLLQPLPFEDPSRIVSLWEYSPDDAGRMHRSRTTAANYFDWKAESKAFEDMALYGSAGLNWTGDGEPEQLLGGRVSASYFSVLGIEPVLGRTFLPEENRIGNHRVLVLSHGLWQNRFGGARDVIGKVLNLDDAPYQIIGVMPPGVYPTWPQATGRTPFLPLYQQFWVPMALSQERAADRGSHVYGVLARLNAEVTLEAARAEMTTIARRLEDAYPRSNAGETVLVVPYMDEVVGGARAVLWTLLAAVGLVLLTACANIAGLNLARAAARQREVALRSALGAGRSVLVRQLLSESMLLGLLGGALGTGLAFAAIDVLVRISPSEIPRLAESGLSPPVLAFTLGLSLLTGFLSGLVPALKSSRPDLKTSLREGARSTTERFGLRSSLVVCEVALAVILVVAAGLLVQSFRRLREVDLGFAGKNVLLADLALPRSRYEDWKSVSRFHREVLDRLRMFPAVSEAALAYDHPLESNWIDSFRIVDGVQTEESFAAALRIVSPGYFRALGIDLRQGREFTELDDAEHPGAVIVNDAFVRRYFGGSGAMGRSIYSSTPSFMGIDLPDTFEIVGVVEDVRFLGPRSDPEPAFYLPAGQFPVNEMLLTVRTETDPLGLAAGIRGEIWAIDPNLPVSNVTTMERYVGEALAQPRFTASVLSFFGVAALALAALGLYGILAFTVARRTSEIGIRMALGARANDVIAMVVGQGLRLTTFGLVLGLAGAFITSRVLSGLLFGVRGTDVTTFGAAVVFLGLVAAGASYVPARRAARVEPLRALRYD